DNA sequence from the Paenibacillus physcomitrellae genome:
CGAAACTTCCGAAAGAATATAGAATTCATAATAACATCTACAAAAACAAGAAATGTATGAAGTAAACTCGAAACCGAGGCAAGCCCGGCGAATGCAAAGATTATAACGAAGTGAATTCGGAACCGAGGCAAGCCCGGCGAATGCAAGGACTATAACGAAGTGAATTCGGAACCGAAGCAAATCCGGCGTATACAAAGACTGCACGAAGTGAGCTCGGAATCGAAGAAATTCCAATAATAATTGGGATGTAATCCAAGAGGTCGAAGCATCGCTTAACACCGTATTCACGCTGCGGGGCTATCGCCCCTTGGTTGTCGGATGTATAATCATGGAAGAAGCTCAGACAACAAACGACCCAGCCTAAGATAAGAGCTATCTAAGGCTGGGTCGTTTCGTGAATACAAAGACGTTAGGCGAAACCTCTGGAATGCTGATGTGATAGTAATCTCAGAGAAGTGAAAGATTCAATGAAGCAAGACAAAAACTACTCTTCGGTCAGCAACATAATTATTTGAGTTAACTTGCCAGATCATAAATCTTGTTTCCTCTCGAGTTCTTGACTTCAAAATATGAGGACGAAAAATTTATGAAAAAGAAAACAAAGGTAATTTTGATTATTATAACAACGCTTGTGTGTTTACTAATCACAGCTGCAATTACTTATGTACAGGTGAACAAGATTATATATGCAAATAGGGTGACAGACTATTTACTAGAGAAGCAAAATTATAATAGTGAAGAGATCGAATTCGTCGAAGGTGTCTGGGGGAAGATGTTGCCCGCGTTTTTTGCAGTAGTTGTATTTAAGGATGAGCCAGAAGTTGAATATATATATTTTGCACATAATGAAGTAATGCAGTTTGGATATAGACTGACTGAAGCAGGAAAGCAAATAGGAATAGAAGAATTAGAACTGAAACATTTAGATAATAGATGATGTTAGGATTTCGAAGAGGTTAGAGGCATCGTCTAACAAAATATTCACGCTTCGGGGCATTCGCCCCTCGGCCCACCAAGAAACGGATCGAGCTAAACGCCGATCCGGGCGGACACATCCGCACCGACTAACCGCATCGCGGCCGGCTCCTGGCGGAGCCTTAAGTCGGTGGGACGTCGTGAATACGGGAACGTTATAGGAAATCAGCGCAATACATTGAAAACTAGGAGAATCATATGAATCTATTTTTTATGGATGAGTGTAAGCCATCTCAATTGAAAATTTCTTCATTGACGGGGATACTAATACCCGTCGGTAAATATCCAAAGATGAGAACTGAATTCTATAACATGTTGAATAAATTCATTTCTCCTGAAATAGGCACTATTAATATGAATATTCCTGAACTACATGGAAGTAATTTACTTAGAGACTATCCGGATGACGTTAAGTTAGACATTATTGATGAGATAATTTCAATTGTTAACTCATTCCAAATCAATATCTACAGAGTAGGGTATTTTATTAATGAGCAAACAGATAAGTTTTTCGGTCAAGATAAAAACCTTCTGGGATTATGTTGGGGCAGCTTAGTTAATATTCTTCAACCAGTACTGGAACGAGAAACTATAATCCCTGTAATGGATAAGATAAATTCAAAAGAAGTATCAATCATGTCTGGAATGGTTAAGTCTACTGATATTATAAGACATGTAAATCCAGATTTTCTAAGCATAAAGAACTCAGAAAATATTTTTGGGGAAGTCTTTTATGCTGACAGCAATTATTCTATATTTACTCAACTTGTTGATATCATAAGTTATTGCAGACATATTAATGATAAACACATTTATGGTAATTTTAAATTATCATCATTTCATATAGAAATATTAGAAAAATCAAAAAGAATTAATATGACTTATGAAGAGATTATTAAATTAAAGATAGATTAAGGCATTGTGAAAGTTAGATCGAAGAAGGCGTTGACATCCTATAACAATATATTCACGCTGCGGGCCGTTCGGCCCTGGGTCTGCCAGTAGATAATTCTAGGAAGTGGAAGCAGGCAGACAACCCTACGGGTTCGTGAATACAACAACGTTATAAGAAATTCCGGCAAAACATATTTAAAACATAAATACGAACAAACATTCTATTGATGAGTTGTTATATGTGGTAGAATAAGGAAGTACAATTGAATCTTGGGTGGGCATGGTTTCCCTTCGAAAGGAGGTGAAGCCATGGAGGTTAAAGATGCATTGACAATAATGTTCCTTTTCGGAACGTTTATCCTTGCCCTCTTAACATACATTAATTCTAACAACAAGAGAAAGTAAAAACCCACCCCAAGGTTAACGGCCGAAGGTGGGTTTTGTTCCTTAAATGACTTAGAGGGGAATAAACCATCCAAGCCAATTGTATAACCGAGTGTTCTCAGCACTCGGTTTTCTTATACAAATAATACCATACCTATAAGACGAAGAAAACCCGAAAAATAAATCTATGAATGAAGAACATGATTAAGGAACTCAAATAAGGATCCGAATAAGAACTTGAATAAGAACTTGAATAAGAACTTGCATTAAGCCTAAGGACATATTTGTAGCAACCCAAAGAAGGCCGGAACATCCTATAACACCGTATTCACGCGCCGGGCCTGACGGATCTAGGTCTGCAAGAGGCATTTCGAGGAAGCAGAATCAGCAGACAACTCTGCACTGGCTAAGTCCGTCGGACCCGAGGCTTACGCCCCTTAAGCCAGTGAGGGTTCGTGAATACAAGAACGTTATATGACATCACAGACAAATGAATATTAGAAAGAGGAATCTAGATGGGATATATTTCAGAACTCCGGAAATTGGTCGGTACTCGACCTTTAATTTTGACTGGTGTGACGGTTATCGTATTGAACGAAGAAAAGAATATATTGCTTCAAAGAAGAACGGATACAGGAGATTGGGGAGTTATTGGAGGAGCCTTAGAAATAGCTGAAACTTTTGAAGAAGCAGGACATAGAGAATTATATGAAGAAGCTGGACTCAATGCAGAAGAACTGAAATTTATAACGGTCTTATCTGGAAGTGATATGTACTATCAATATCCTCATGGCGATGAAGTTTATAATGCAATTATAGTATACGAAGCCCACAAGGTATCTGGGATTCCAACAATCAATGATAATGAAGGACTTGAATTGAAGTATTTTAGTTTAAAAGAGCCAATAAATGAATTGAATTCAATGACCTATAAGATCTTAAAGAAGTCAGGATACATTCATTGGTAGTTAATCGAAGAAGTCTGTGACGTCATATAACAATATATTCACGCTGCGGGCCAGTCGGCCCTTGGTTCGCCCGATGAGGATGAAGCTGGAAGTGGATTCAGGCGAACAACCCTGCGAACCTAACCGCGTCGCGACCGGCAGCTGTGGCTGCCTTAAGGTTCTCGGGTTCATGAATACAATAACGTTAGGCGAAATTCTTGCAAATAATAATATAAATACATCATAAATTCGGAGGGGGAATTTTTGCTTAACTTTAAAAGAAAAATGAAAGACAAAGGGAAGAGCTTTGAAGAGCTTGTACAATACGTGTATCAACAACTGTTATTCCTTGAAGGGAAGGAGATTCAAGTATTAAGAGATATTGAGATATTAGGAAAGTCAGGTGCAAAACATCAAATAGATGCTTTCTATCAATTTGAATTAGTTGGGGTAACACATAAAGTAGTTATTGAATGTAAGAACCATACTAGACCAATTACCAAAGGAAACGTTCAGGAATTCTATGGTAAGCTTTTAGATTTAGATAATTGTACCGGAATCATGGTTTCATCAAGTGGATTTCAGCAAGGGGCGGAAACAATTGCATCGCATTATGGAATAGAACTAATATCGATGGGAGAACTTCCTTTGTTAGGTAAAGTAGTGGCTGCTAAAATTGCTGTTATTTTACCTAATGAAAAGGTTGTAGGCCAACCCTTTTGGACTCTAATGGGTGACCAAGATGGTGAAGTGAATGGTACATACATGGTTTTACCTCACGAAAATGATAAGGGATTTTATTTGTTTACTTCAAAAAAGACAGCAGAATTGATTTCTAATAGAGCTGGTGGGTTAGTCAGAGGAGTTAGCCAACTTCATCTTAGAGTACTACTTTCATTTGCAGACTATCATAAGCTGAAATTTATGTTTTTCCCCTATGATGAACAGTTGATATTTAAGTTATCTACGATTGAAGTTAAGGAACATTTTTTAAATTCGGATTTTAGTTAGGCTTCGAAGGCAATAACTTCACCTAACATTATATTCACGCTTCGGAGCCTGGCGGCTCCTCGGTCCGCCCGAGGGGATTGGCAGGGAAGTGGAGTCAGGCAGTCAGGCTGACACATCCGCACCACCCAACAGCATCACGGCCGGTCCTTCGGACCTTAGGGTGGTGTGACGTCGTGAATACGGGAACGTTAGGTGAAATTACTGAAGGGATAGATGCGTAAAGTGAAAATAAAGAAAAAAATAAGAGTGATAAAACATTGGGAATTACATGGTGCAAAATATGTTCTTGCACTTTTTCTTATTACTATCATTGGAGCATTATACGTAGTAATAAGATATTCAAATTTAATTAGTAAGGCGGAGGCATCATTCAAGGACCCAGGATTTATTGGGATATTCGGATCTCTATTGGGAGCTTTAGTAGGGGGCCTCATGTCAATTATAGCAGCGGTTTATGTTAATAATAAACAATCTAAATCAAAAGCGTATTTAGTCAAGATGAATGTTACTTACAAACCACTCTACGATGAGTTGATTGAATTAAAATCAATATTAGAACAAAATCCTTATCCGAATTATTTTCGGTTTGAGAAGGGAACTCAAACATTAGTTCCTCACCCACAGTTTAATGCTTGGGAAAGAATTAAAAGCGATTCACGTTATCTTTTTGTTCCGAACTATATAAAAACCGAATTTAGTAATTTCTATGTACTTGTAGAAGAGTATTTAACATCACGGTATCAAGCATCTCAAGAAATACAAGATAAAATCAATGAAGTGCTTTTCAGAATGTATTTGACCACTTGTACCATTCAAAATCTCGGAGAAGTTATTACTAGTAAAATAGTAAGTAATGATGACGAAAACGGATCTATATTTTCGTTTTATTTTGACGATGCGTTAAATCCCAGAGTAACATTAAATGATCAGCAAAAAGCTGAACTGACAGAAATAATTTTTGAAGAGTGTAATAATTTAAGTTCAGCTCGCCAGTTAAAATGGAATTATATATGCATGACTGAAAAAATTGATGAACTGATTTTTTGTATTGGTACGATCATTGAAATTATTAACAAAAAGTATGAAAATCATAGTGCAATTATTTGATATGTGAGGGAAATAAATGAAAAATTATGGGTTGAGTAAGCACAGAATAAGAGATATCGTAAGTTACCAATTTAATAAGCATCCAGATATTTATTATTATTTGGACAATCAGTATTTAGAGCAAATAATAAGTTCATTGGTTGAGGGATTTGCTGAAGCAATGGAAAGAAACAACAAAGAGCTGATAGAATCGTTATTTCGGGAATTAAATCGTAGGCTGTAACGAAGATGAAAGTAACTTCACCTAACAATATAGCTTCGGGCCTGACGGCCCTTGGTCTGCAGAGGTTTTTCGAGGGTGCGAATTCAGCAGACAACCCTGCACTGGCTAAGTATGTCGGACCCGGGGCTAACGCCCCTTAAGCCTCTCGGGTTCGTGAACACAGAGAACGTGGCATGAAAGGGCTGCTAATTGTATTAAAACCATAAAAAACTTAGGCCCAACCAATATATAAGAACGCAGATGTAAATAAAGGTAAAATATAACTACAATTGAATCTTGGGTGGTCATGGTTTCCCTTCGAAAGGAGGTGAAGCCATGGAGGTGAAAGATGCACTACGATTATGTTCCTATTTGGATCATTCATTCTTGCACTTTTAACTTACATTAATAATAACAACAAGAGAAAGTAAAAACCCACCCCAAGGTTGACCGCCGAAGGTGGGTTTTCGATCGTAAATGACTAAGAAGGGATTACCCATCCAAGCCAATTGTATGGACCAAGTGTTAGCGCACTTGGTCTTTATTAAATATATGGTACCATAATTGAAAAGATGTATCAAAGAACTAATTGTAGAAAAGACATAATTGCATTATGGGAGTATTTCGAAGAGGGCATCCCCATCAGATAACATAGTATTCACGCTGCGTTGCCTACGGCTCCTTGGTTTGCAAGAGGCGGTTCAGGAAGTAGTTCAGCAGACAATCTGCGAGGCTAAGTCTCCGACCCAGTCGCTAAAGCTCCTTTAAGCCTCTCGGACTCGTGAATACAAGAACGTTAGCTGAAATTCCCGAAAATACTAAAAAAACTTAAGTTCAATCTTGGAGGTATGAAATGAAGGTCAAACGAGTTGTCTCTAATATCGCTACACGGGATATCGCTGCAGCTAAATGTTTTTATCAGGACGTACTTGGACTTGATTTATTAATGGACCATGGTTGGATTGCAACATACGGGTCGCAGGAGGAGATGAGCATACAAATTAGTTTTGCCTCAGAGGGAGGATCCCACACGTCTACGCCTGATCTTTCGATTGAAGTCGATGATTTAGATGCAGCGTATGAACGCATGAAGAGTGCAGGATTTTCGATAGAATATGGACCTGTTGATGAGCCGTGGGGAGTTCGTCGGTTCTTTGTCCGTGACCCATTTGGCAAGCTCATTAATATACTTGCTCATATACAATAAAGTGCTTAGATTCACGTCCACACAATCAATGTACATAATGAATTAGGTAAACATAAGAAAATTAATTGCAAATTGTGAGATTCCTTGTAGAAATAGACTTGTTTGATCTAGAGAACATTTAAAAGAATATTTATAATGACTGAGGTTTGGGGCAGGCTTCGAAGTCGGGACATCAGTTAACAACATATTCACACAGCGGGCCTGACGTCCTTTGGTCTGAAGATGCATTGACAGAGAAGCAGACAACATTACAGACCCTATATAAATAAAAATCAATAAATCCTATAAAAGCGTTATAAAATGAGTTATACTCAGGTCAGAATAAGTAAGAGCCGTGCGCGAACACGGCTCCAAAGTATAATAACTGCATAAAGAG
Encoded proteins:
- a CDS encoding restriction endonuclease; this encodes MLNFKRKMKDKGKSFEELVQYVYQQLLFLEGKEIQVLRDIEILGKSGAKHQIDAFYQFELVGVTHKVVIECKNHTRPITKGNVQEFYGKLLDLDNCTGIMVSSSGFQQGAETIASHYGIELISMGELPLLGKVVAAKIAVILPNEKVVGQPFWTLMGDQDGEVNGTYMVLPHENDKGFYLFTSKKTAELISNRAGGLVRGVSQLHLRVLLSFADYHKLKFMFFPYDEQLIFKLSTIEVKEHFLNSDFS
- a CDS encoding DUF3139 domain-containing protein, yielding MKKKTKVILIIITTLVCLLITAAITYVQVNKIIYANRVTDYLLEKQNYNSEEIEFVEGVWGKMLPAFFAVVVFKDEPEVEYIYFAHNEVMQFGYRLTEAGKQIGIEELELKHLDNR
- a CDS encoding NUDIX hydrolase, translating into MGYISELRKLVGTRPLILTGVTVIVLNEEKNILLQRRTDTGDWGVIGGALEIAETFEEAGHRELYEEAGLNAEELKFITVLSGSDMYYQYPHGDEVYNAIIVYEAHKVSGIPTINDNEGLELKYFSLKEPINELNSMTYKILKKSGYIHW
- a CDS encoding putative holin-like toxin, coding for MEVKDALTIMFLFGTFILALLTYINSNNKRK
- a CDS encoding VOC family protein, with the translated sequence MKVKRVVSNIATRDIAAAKCFYQDVLGLDLLMDHGWIATYGSQEEMSIQISFASEGGSHTSTPDLSIEVDDLDAAYERMKSAGFSIEYGPVDEPWGVRRFFVRDPFGKLINILAHIQ